A window of Salvia splendens isolate huo1 chromosome 8, SspV2, whole genome shotgun sequence genomic DNA:
GGAAATTGtgcaaaagagaaaaataaatactatgTAGAAACTACAGATAGAGAGTGAAGTAATCAAGATATTCGGCTACATCAATTGACTATGGCACCTGAAGCTGAAATGAAAAAGCTGAAATTGTATGCGTTTAATTCAGACTCACCAATATGTACCAGCGCCCTGGGATGTAAGTTCCATGCCTTGGGATCCAACATTGTCCTCTACAATCTTGCTAAGACCGAAATCTGTGACTTTTGCAACGCCAAATTCATCAAATAGAACATTTCCAGGTTTCAAATCGTAATGAATAATCTTCTGTGATCTTTTATTCAGGTAAACAAGGCCCTGAAAGATCTGGACTACAATAATTCTAGCTTCTCTTTCAGGGAGTACAGGTGTTGCTTTAAGAACAGCATCGAGATCCTTGCCTGGAAAGGAGAGGGAAAACTAAAAGTTACCATCACTTTTAAGGTAAGTAGCTTGTACTTATATAAAGTGCCAATCATAATAAAGGTATTGAATGACTAATGCATAATATGCATATCCTTAGGCTAATAATGTCCCTTCTACAATCACCCCGTCTCCAGGAAAAGATGTTCAATTGATGTCTGATGATATAGCTGGAATATAATTGGTCATACCACTGCAATACTCCAAGACAGTGCAGAATGTGTTGTGATCAATCTCAAAGATGTCCCAAAGCCGAACTATGTGACGGTGGACCAAAGTTTTGTGAATATTATATTCCCTGATTGCATGCCGTATATAGCTTTGCTTCTTCTCTTCACTCCACTGAGCATTCAAACCATGTAGCTTACAGGCAACATATCTATGTTCCACCAAGTCAAAAGCCTGGAACATAATTTACCGAACAGTATAAGATTGTTATCTTTTTAAAGAGCGAAATATAAGTTCATAGTGTCACATTGTGAATTTGTATGTACTGAGAGTTTGGAAGTTCGACAAGATATCAAGCATACAAAGATTGCCCTGACCTTATAAACTTCACTAAATCCTCCTTTGCCCAAAAGGTTTAACAGAGCATAACGGTGATTCAATAACTGAAAATTGTTGAAACGAGAGCCATCCTCATCCCTTATACGTTTCATTTCACGTATTAATCTTCCCTTTTCCAATTCATGACGGTCTCTTTCACGCAATACAGCTTCCTCCTCCTAAAGACAGTGTGGGTgcaaattatgaaattattaagaAAACAAAGGGAAGAACTAGAAAAGGAAACATGCTTTTACCCGTTTGATGCTTGCTAGGCGAGACTTAAAAATTTCATCCTGCATGAGAACATCTTCTTCCTGATTCACGCCATCTGCATCAGCTACCTCCCCCTTGTCTGGACGAGACAACATAAAACAGTTTTTATTATGCTAGGGAAAAGAATCAAAGAAAACTTTTGAGACAAAAAGACgaaaaacaaaataagaaagCTGTTGTGCCGTATATATATACTCATATATGCTGCATAGGCATAGGTTAATAGTAGATTAATTACAAATAGTACTTGTTCACTTCCGGTGCTATAACATCCTTCTAGCACTAAACGAACAAATGCAAAATTTGCTCCATGAAGGCATAAGTACAGTTAGGATGTTTATAGAGGATAAAACAGGCAAAAAGAATGTTTGAAGTTCCTTCCCTAAGACCAACAACACATTGTGGAAGCAGGGTGCTTCTCAGTTCTCACCTTCGAAATACTACAATTGAGCAGACCAGACCACTAACAAGATTTTTTCTAACTGCCATCAAAATAGGAAAAAGTAGATCCTTCTTCCAACCTAAATTCAATATCATTACCATCTTTACCATATCAACTTTTGTTGTCTTTTGAAATCCTTTAGCAGAGCATATCTATAAAGATCACCTCAGAATCTTGCCAAATACTGAAAGTATACTGAGATAATCATAAGTAGAGCAGCACAAGATTTGATGAATATATTTACCGGATGGTCGTTTCTTCAGAGATTTTCTCTGTCTTTCAATTCCCTCCTTCATTTCCAAGAAACTCCTCTGCAGTAAAAGCCCAATTAAACAAAGCAAAAATATTTACAGGATGGGTGAGAAAACTATTTTAGGTAAGTGGAGCCAAAAATTCACTGGAAACACCGTAGGATGAATCAAACACTCCCTAAGAGGTGATGCCACATTTGAGGACTTGCAAATTAAACCATAAGAACTTTTGGACGTGATGAGCTCAGATGACATCCAAGAATCATGCAGCATATGACGGGAAGTgacattttatattttcaagcTAGTATACACAACTAAGAAACAGTTACTATTCAACAAATTAGTTAAAGCATGGAAGAGCATACAAGTTGGGCATTGATATCTTTCATGGCTTGTCCATCCTCCCACGCTTCAGATATGATCGTCCCAGCTCTATTAAGTTCATTGAAAAGGAAAAGAGtggaaataaatatttagatGATACAGATTACCAGTTACAGATgataaacaaaaagaagaaacTCTAAGGGCACACAGCAGCATAGGAATTTATTATCCAGATTGTTAAATAATACTGGGGTGATTCATATGTTTTTGTTaaaaaacaaatcagaaaatagtagtaattcTTTTTTTGGCAATATTAAGTACAAAtaagaaaatcaaaattaatcaaGAGCTTTTCCTGAATCTAGATAGATTTCTGTAAATCTCCATAATTCATTTCAGGCATTAAAACCCAGATCTATTTCCAAATACCTGACCACTCCAATGTTGCCAAGTCTGAGGGAATCCTGGCGTACTCTCATCCTTGCCTCTTGTCTTTCAGCTTTTGATACAGACACCAATAAATCAGACATTACTTTCATTCTCTGCATAGAAAAAAACAAGAGAGATAAATGCCCAAAACATTGATCCAACATCTTTGAGGAGCTAAATCCACATGTCAGGCAAATCAGAATCACAATCAGGCCTTACACGTTAATATGTTATTCAGTGAAATTCAATCTCTGACTTTACCCAATTTAAACATAAACGGAGACTGCCTTAGAGTTAAACAAGACAGAATATACAATATTATGAGAATCACAAGCCAAATCTGTGCAGGTTAGAGAAGGCATACCTTTGGTTTCATCTGTTGTTCATAATCTCTGATATCCTTAAGCCCCTGTTCGAGTAAGGAAAAAACATGGATGTAAAGAACATAAGATGGGATTCTACTTTCAAGGACAAAACTTCACTTAACTAATATAACAATCATAATTTCGACTCAAgtacaaataaaaaagagaaaccGCCAACAACCTTTTCAAGTCGTTCACATTTATTCCGGGAAtcagaaacctcttgacgtgaTTTTTTCAGTTCTTCCTCCATTGCTGAAACCTTTGCGCGTAGTGAAGTTCCTTCATCCTGGAATTTTGAAACCAATGCTAAAAATAAATATCTAAGGAAGTTATGTTAGTGATACCAAGAACTCTTAGGTTCAAATAATGACATTGGTTTTACAATTTTGACAGCATAAAGTTCTAAACACAATTTAAAACCTCTCTTGAGGAGTCATGCCCGAGCTGTTCTTTAACGAGACCATCCTGCACACCAAAAACCAACAAAGATATTAACTTAATTAGATAATAACAGTAATGAAATCATATTACTGTCATGTGATGACAGAAGCAACTAACATAATAGACACACCTTACAAGGGGAGTTCTCGACCTGTCCATTTGCTGGAGAAATACTCTGATTTCTTGCCTGATCACTAACACGAGAACCCCGCCCCCTACCAGAAGAAGTATTAGCCCGACCACGGctttgttttcttttacttaCATCACCACCTAGCTTGTTGTTGTCAACTGGCTCTGTGTTCTTGTGCCGAGCATCAGCTGCTGCCGGTTGTGTACTTCCAGAAAAATTACTGTCCTAAAAGAGAcaaacaaacaataaaaatagTGCTATTATTAGGAAGTTTCAAACAACATATAAATCAGGGAACAAAAAAGGGAATATGGAGTTAGGAATATAAGGAACGAAATACTTAAGCAAATCATGTTGCATCAACTAGAACAATAAATTGTACGTCACCTCAGTTTGTTCAACAGAAATAGGGCTACATACTTCATCAACCTTCCGCCGCTTTTGAGTATTTGCTTGTATGAGATAGGCTCCTCCGCTCTGCCACATGATACGCACAGGTCAAACTGAGAAAGAAAAGATTAAATGCATACATGACAAAATCAAGATGTAGATAGTAGAGGTAGCAAACCACAGGGCAACGATTCTAGGGTAAAccaaaaagcaaaaaaacaagagaaaatTCTAAAACTAATAAGAATCTGCAATGATTTTAAGAAAAAGCACATTCGTCAAACGGGATTAGTAGTCGCATCTAACCAGCTTTCATTTCGGCCCAATTTAAAACCCCTGATGAGTCGAGCATGTCAAAACAAGAATGTTAGGTTAAGTTTTCACAAAAGGGTAAAAATTCCTTAGCTGTCAATCCTATATTTATTGCGCTTAGAGGAGGAAATTCGAGATAAATGCCGGCTTCTTGATCAATTCTAAACGTTGTTCAAGGAAGATGTAACAACATTTGGTTAGTTATTCCACTAGCTAGAGTAGAATGTGAAGAAAGATGAAGCGATGTAAATTATACACCGTGCGCGTGTATTATAAGCTTCCCTAGTAGTATTGTGACTTGAATTATACTTTTGGTTTGCAGTGCGGCCCAGTAGGTAGTGTGGTGTATAGTATGTCAAGATATGGATACTTCATGTTATTGCAACTCATGTTTCTCCTTGGAATGGTTTTTAACTTTCTATATGCATATATCAATTGGTAATCTATGGATAAATGTGTTTTGCAAAAGAACAAGTTCCTAATCAATTAACTTTTGGTGTTTTTGGAGTAAATAACACACAAAGGTTCCTAATCAATTAACGTTTGGTGTTTTTGGAGTAAATACCACACAAAGGTTCAGAAAGCGCTTCGCAGATATGACATGTGTTTGCTATTATTTCAGTATATGCTTTGAAGTAGCTAACAGATATAGGCATGTATATGCCATATCCATTGCACTTTTGGGTTGAGCAGTTACAAATGATTAGCATTATAGAATCGTTGTCCCCATGGTAGTTAATGGTTTGGAACATTGAAACAACTAGCTTCTAAGTGCCAGTTTATCTACAATTTACTTTGCCTTTGCGGACTATATGTATGCTATGAAAATGTCTATGGATGTGTAATTTGTATTAAGTCATTAATCAATCCAAATATTTGGATTATACAGCTATAGAAGAAGCACTTCAAGCACATACAGCAAAATCATATCCTCAGTAGTCAGCAGCACACCATATTTCCTGATCTAGCCATTAACGATacaaaaaacaataaacatCAAATCAGCATCCCCACATTGAGCATCAATAGTCACACATTCTTAAcataaacacaaaaaaaaaaaacatgcgAAATTAAGATTTTCTCTGCACCACAGAATGTATCTAGTTGAAGAATTCATATAAGTAAAATCCAAATACTCACATCATCATCAGAATCATCGCTATCAACTAAAGACTCCCGCAAACCATCCGCAGCACCTCCAAACTTGGCAGGCACAGTCCACGAATTCAGCTGCGTCTGGACATGTTGTGGCTGTGAGGCAGCTGCAGATGAAGCCTTGCCCACCAATCTCGCTTCAAGCTTCGCGATCTTAGAGGACTGACCAGATTGGTTCGAGGAATTGGATAAATGCAAGATCAATTCGTCCGACATTGCTCGTCTATTGAAAAATTCAAGTAAATTCTCAATCAATTGTAGTCAATTGAAGTGATATTAACCTCACTGAAGCTGCTAAGTGAAAGAAAGCAGCCAAATTTgggaaaataaaattacaaaaaaaacagtaaacaaatgagatgatgaattttgGATGCTTGGGTGGATCATCCGGTTTCTCCAGAGATGCTTTGAAGATTAATTCATGATACATTAACTCTTACATCAAATTAGGCCTCTCTGTGTATGCTCATGAAAGGGTGAGTCCGGGAGAACGGCGGCGAAGATACAGATGAAGAGATTCCATAAAAGGAGAGGATTAGGGTTTCCGAATTTGCTGAAAATCTGCAGAGTTGAGCTGGAAGATTGAGTGAATTCGTAGAAACCAAAAAGAGGGAAAAAATGGTGGGCGAAAGGCAATTGAAACGGGAGATTTTTGAAATTTGTGAAATGGTAATTTTGTGTGACAAATAAAATGATGAAAGAAAGAGATATGGTAGCATTAACTTGTGTTAGGCTTTGATATGATGAATCATAATCGGTGCAATAGCATGgaattccgaccggcgtgccggaagtCTGCgcgggacgtctgccattgtgcaaaggaggcacggatacggacatccgctgcggacaccggagttccgcggcgttccgcggatatccgtcgcgacgtccgtgcggacgtccgacattgcgttgactcccacgaacgtccgcgcggacgtcccgattattgcattaatttcttttttaataattctataaatacatatcgttaaacttcatttcattcacactaCTTGTATTAACGAATATCTTTCTCTctaaaatacttttctttcgaataacaatggagcaccacgatagcgattccccCTCCACAAGCGAGTCACAGGCGCCTTATTTttcgtaaattatttaatttgtgaatttttattatgggAAGTCTGTCGGGATGCCATTGGGAATGTCCGCAACTGTGCAGTGgaatgtccgtatgacgtgacaTCCACATTGGGATGTCCGTataacgtggcaggaggtgtttttgggatgtccgcagGAATGtctgccgggacatccgcactactgctaatgctctaaaaGAGATTTTACAATAGCTTAATttgctagaaaaaaaaatagtatgaaatttagttaaattttaATCCGGTCCACAATGGTCAAAGAGTGTTGGAGACATTAAGATTCGTTTATAATTATCTCACAATATAATTTTATGGCGGAATTGTATCAACTATAATGATCGAGAAATCATAATAGCCAATTAATTCTTGTCTATTCATCAAAGAAACAATATAATATCGGGTTCAAAATATCAACAATGAAATATGTGTAAACGGTCAATATTTTATACTTATTGTGAATGAAtctgaatttaattatttttacagCTGATTTAAAAATTTGTTGGAGAAAACGGAATTTGAGTAAATGTCGTCAACTTGACTTCtataaatgattaaatatttaacTAGTACTAATATATTTCTTGAATTGAAATTTGTTAGAGGTTTGAATCTCTTTTCATTAAATTCTTCTTCACCACACAATTGCGCTTTTTTCTTTCTCATTAATATAGATATTTGAGGATAATTTATCATTGATTTTATTTGACTAAAATATGAATGTTACGGTTAGTTTCATTAATTCTCTTTTTCCTCATTTACTTTCTTTTCcttgtttatttatttgttttgttggaTCTGAGCAAGCATGATACACGTCAAGAAATCATAATAGGAAGAAATTAATGTAGTGTGACATAATTCATGTGGCATCTTGTATTTTAAAGACAGAAAATATATGTCGAATCATATTAATGCCCTGATTATGTTAACAGATTTAATACTAACATTCTAGACTTACAAGCACCTTGTATGTcataaatttatttgaataaatcgATTGAGTTCTTTTTTTTCTgcttttttttgtgtgtgctGGGAACTTGATTGAGTTATATACTTATTTAGTATTTCTCCGATCACAAAATACTCCCTTACAAAATCATTATAAGGCTACCTTTcaccggacacgagttttaagacatctaatagaaagtgaatgaaaaattgTTAGCTGAaggtgagtcctacttttatgtaTTAGTTTATAATGAAATAAGAATTGgataaaattagtggaatgtgaggtctattaCCAAAAAATAGTAAAGGTAAATGGGACTTGTACCGGTAGATCgtggacggatgaaaatggcaaaatgaaacattttttagTGAACAAGGGAGTGATGTCTTATTATGTTATTTTGAGATAtccataatttaaatttcattttattttttaaagtatGAAATTTGGATACAtaatctattaatttttttcacttaCCTTATTTCACGTTTCTTAAATTCTGAGTGAAGTAGAATTTTAAATTGTACTAGTGCTAAAATGAAAGGCCCAATGGATCCGGGTCGAATTTCTGAAAGGCCTTACGGCCCAACATGGGAACATCAAGGAAATGGGATGGATAGGTGATTTAATAGGACTTGGCTGGCCCATCAAAAATTATGCTAAGGCCGTACGTTTCCAAAAccaattcaattatattttgatttccATCTAATTAGTCAACTCTGGAGCCATCGTCATCGATTAATTAGGCTTGCACGTTTCATGTAAAAACCATCATTACTATTAACGAATGGAATTTTATTTAAAAgcgtaattaataaaattagcaCGGCGTTAATACTTAATATCTCTCCTTCCTTCGTTTTCGGCAAACTGCATTCATATTTCTAACCTCTCCTCTTCACTCTCCCTCCCTAAAATTCGGGTTCTCGCCAACAGAAGTTTGAATCAGTGATTCAGTGGTTTGAGGTTTCATTTCAATACCTAAATCGCAAAATCGAATCCACCGATTCGTCAATTCCTCCGCATGCGCAGTGATCGGGCGGCGTCAATGTCGAGAGTTGCGGCGGCGGAATCGGCGAAGAGGCAGCCGCTGCTGACGACGACGGCGTCTCCGAGCCAGTGCGGCGGCGCGAAAATCGGAAGGAGGGGGAGCAGGATGGGGGAGACGGCGGGGGAGTGCGCGGCAGTGTGCTGCTGCTGCCCCTGCGCAATGGTGCACCTCCTGATCCTAGCCGTGTTCCGCCTCCCGAGGGGGCTGTGGCGGAAGAAGAAGCGAAAGATGCTGCTGAGGAAGAAGAAGCGGAGGAATTCGTTGGAGGAGGCCGCGGACGAGCGGCGGAGATCGGATTCAATCGGCTGCGACGAGGCGGAGG
This region includes:
- the LOC121743196 gene encoding serine/threonine-protein kinase TOUSLED-like isoform X1, with product MSDELILHLSNSSNQSGQSSKIAKLEARLVGKASSAAASQPQHVQTQLNSWTVPAKFGGAADGLRESLVDSDDSDDDSGGAYLIQANTQKRRKVDEVCSPISVEQTEDSNFSGSTQPAAADARHKNTEPVDNNKLGGDVSKRKQSRGRANTSSGRGRGSRVSDQARNQSISPANGQVENSPCKDGLVKEQLGHDSSREDEGTSLRAKVSAMEEELKKSRQEVSDSRNKCERLEKGLKDIRDYEQQMKPKRMKVMSDLLVSVSKAERQEARMRVRQDSLRLGNIGVVRAGTIISEAWEDGQAMKDINAQLRSFLEMKEGIERQRKSLKKRPSDKGEVADADGVNQEEDVLMQDEIFKSRLASIKREEEAVLRERDRHELEKGRLIREMKRIRDEDGSRFNNFQLLNHRYALLNLLGKGGFSEVYKAFDLVEHRYVACKLHGLNAQWSEEKKQSYIRHAIREYNIHKTLVHRHIVRLWDIFEIDHNTFCTVLEYCSGKDLDAVLKATPVLPEREARIIVVQIFQGLVYLNKRSQKIIHYDLKPGNVLFDEFGVAKVTDFGLSKIVEDNVGSQGMELTSQGAGTYWYLPPECFELNRIPLISSKVDVWSLGILLYQMLFGRRPFGHDQSQERILREDTIIKARKVEFPSRPSVSNEAKDFIRCCLTYNQAERPDVLAIAQDPYVIYTKK
- the LOC121743196 gene encoding serine/threonine-protein kinase TOUSLED-like isoform X2, which produces MSDELILHLSNSSNQSGQSSKIAKLEARLVGKASSAAASQPQHVQTQLNSWTVPAKFGGAADGLRESLVDSDDSDDDSGGAYLIQANTQKRRKVDEDSNFSGSTQPAAADARHKNTEPVDNNKLGGDVSKRKQSRGRANTSSGRGRGSRVSDQARNQSISPANGQVENSPCKDGLVKEQLGHDSSREDEGTSLRAKVSAMEEELKKSRQEVSDSRNKCERLEKGLKDIRDYEQQMKPKRMKVMSDLLVSVSKAERQEARMRVRQDSLRLGNIGVVRAGTIISEAWEDGQAMKDINAQLRSFLEMKEGIERQRKSLKKRPSDKGEVADADGVNQEEDVLMQDEIFKSRLASIKREEEAVLRERDRHELEKGRLIREMKRIRDEDGSRFNNFQLLNHRYALLNLLGKGGFSEVYKAFDLVEHRYVACKLHGLNAQWSEEKKQSYIRHAIREYNIHKTLVHRHIVRLWDIFEIDHNTFCTVLEYCSGKDLDAVLKATPVLPEREARIIVVQIFQGLVYLNKRSQKIIHYDLKPGNVLFDEFGVAKVTDFGLSKIVEDNVGSQGMELTSQGAGTYWYLPPECFELNRIPLISSKVDVWSLGILLYQMLFGRRPFGHDQSQERILREDTIIKARKVEFPSRPSVSNEAKDFIRCCLTYNQAERPDVLAIAQDPYVIYTKK
- the LOC121744612 gene encoding uncharacterized protein LOC121744612, whose amino-acid sequence is MSRVAAAESAKRQPLLTTTASPSQCGGAKIGRRGSRMGETAGECAAVCCCCPCAMVHLLILAVFRLPRGLWRKKKRKMLLRKKKRRNSLEEAADERRRSDSIGCDEAEEGDEDREAENDVVDWDNEVWDRFYGAGFWRSASQRNDE